The Vigna angularis cultivar LongXiaoDou No.4 chromosome 6, ASM1680809v1, whole genome shotgun sequence genome contains the following window.
GGAAGGAGAGGAAGCGCTTGGCGAGGGAGCGGATTAGGGTTGGGTCGGGTTTGGATTTCTTTGTTGGCTTGAGATCTGCAAGGGGGCGGAGGTAATCGGAGACTAGGGCGTGGATGCCGGGGGAATCGGAGGACTGAAGCTTCGAAATGAGAGATGATTCGGAGGGAGACGCCATGGGAAGAGGGAAGGGAGACGCAAAGAAGGAGTCTGAGCTTAAGTTGCAAGGCGCCAAAAACACGCTCTTCCTCTTTTATTTCAAACTTCGGAAATGGGACGGAGCATCATATATAAcggtcttttttttttcttttaaggaaaacaaaatattaatatcaccAAAACTGCCAACAATtttcaaaagtaatttttatgCTATTTTCTGAAATCTTGTTTTCTTCAACAAatgttccattttttattttgcatcTTTAATATTTCTGTTTTAGCTTTTATTACTAATCAACACTGTTAAATTAATAGTCATGAAAGCGGTAGATTcaaacagagaaagaaagatttgattaaagtttcaaaagaactaccttttttaataaaatattggtataaattataagaaaaatattcattttaaaaataagtgcATTGTTTcgcatatattatatttattgttttatttaacgTTTGTATATACAAATTGTCATTTATATGGGTCAAGTTTCAAATCATCCACCAAAGTCGAGTATTAAAATGTTTATCAATATTAAGTTCTAAACCGTCTTTAAGGTCAAACTCTAAGTTGTCTATTAAGGTCGACTCCAATTCAAGTTGATTTCTTTAGATCAATCTCTTTAGGTCAAATTCTCCATATTGTCTTTTATAGGTCGAACTCATATGTGTTGAGTCTCTCTTAGATAAATCATTCTTTTTAATTCATCGATCACAATAGTATGGTCGTGCAGTTACATCGTGTCCAAATTAAACAACCTAAACGCCCAGGTCCACCGTAATTAACTAGGCACAACATGGTTGATTGGTTACATCGGGTTAAAAACCTTAATGATAAATTAAGGTCTTAATCATATTAATGTGTGATTGAACGATCATTAAGGTGACAAAAGGTAAAAGTTTATTGTAATTACTATATATAAAGGTATTATGTATAACTTTAAGATGATAAATACATAATATACATCAATGACTAATCAAATGGTCATTTACTAACTTTAGTATTAAAATAGTACCTTATGCAAACAAGAGACTTTGAAGAACAATGGACCACAACAAAGCACATATCATCTACAATAAAGGTATGCAACAATTCTTTCTATAATGTCAATTTCAAATCCAATTAAAGAATCCCAAAATATCTTCTATCAtttcacttatttatttatataataaatcaataaattctcaaaaagttatattatatttttattgtgtttttttcaactattttttttatttataatggcttccaaatttatttattctatcgCTTTTCTACTCTATATCTCAATTCAGGTACGGTTGATAGTTGATTCTGAAAAGTTTttaagacaaaagaaaaagatagaaaattcCCTTTGATcgattaaatattttaggaaataataaaatactcacCAAAACAGTATGCATTTGGTTTTGGAAATTTGAAAATACACACCAAAATTCTTTTTGAATTTAGAGTTTaatttccaaattgattttcaaaatatatttttttaatatttttaagagggaatttaaatatttaaaaatgtaaattgtaaaatatttcaaattcaaatatattaaatatatttttttatacatttgaaagtaacaaaaaaaaattgactgaCAAATAATGGGCTTACACAGGAAGCCCATTTAAAATACGCAAAGCCCAACCCGAAAAGAGGAGGTAAAATACAGAGTCTATTATGTGATATGATACTTCATAACAAAACCAAAACCCTACAACGAGAAGTCGCAACAGCGAAAGGGTTAagcaaagagaaagaagaactTCAAAATGCCGAAGTCGAAGAGAAATAAACAAGGTATGTGCGTTTCGTTACTCTCAATCCTTATTCTGTAGTTATAACtttgatgttgttgttgctgcGTGTGATCTAAATTGGAAGCGAAAACGATGGTTTTGTTGATGTATCTGAAAAAACGCAGTTACGCTAtcgaagacgaagaagaagggAAGGGATCATAAAGAGGCGATTGTGAATGGAATAAAGGAGGCTGCAGAAAAGTACGAGTGCGTATACGTGTTCTCGTTCGAGAACATGAGGAATCAGAAATTCAAGGAGTTTAGGGAACAGTTGAAATCTAGTAGCAGGTTCTTTCTTGGCTCTAACAAGGTAATGCAAGTTGCCTTAGGTCGCTCCGCCGCCGATGAGATCAGTCCCGGCATTCATAAGGTTTCAAAGGTTGCATTCTTACTCCTTTCTTTCCAGTTTCAAtccataatttatatttaatttttgtatactaattatatactttttgttCTTTTAGCTATTGCGCGGAGATGCTGGCATGGTTTTTACGAATTTGTCTAAGGAAGAGGTTGAAAGGTATAGGGAACACTGAAAATAAAATGCTATGtattatctttttatgttatcaatatatgtatatgttttaTATCCTTATCTGTTCACAGCTTTTTAATGTAGTAAGATTAAAAGTCTAGGTATTTATGGTAATGAGCAAATTTACGAGTCGTATGTAGGGCATGTCTTTACGTTCTGTGATTTTTCAACTATGTAGTCATTCTAGGTGTCCTATTTTCTTTCTCAGGCAGATTTGAGTTTTGTTGGTTCCTTTGCAGGCTGTTTAAGGAATTTGAAGAATACGATTTTGCAAGAACAGGAAGCCTTGCCACGGAAAAGGTGTTTAGAGTCTATTCCTTTTGTAATTCCTGACTTTTCCATTCAAAGGCTGTGTAGTGGAAACTCTTCATAGACCATTTGTCTTTCATAATCGTTGGGTACTTCATTCAATCCTAATTTACGAATTCACACATTCACTGTCTGAGTGTTGTAGGTTGATCTCAAAGAGGGACCCTTGGAGCAGTTTACGCATGAGATGGAACCTTTTCTACGAAAGCAAGGCATGCCTGTTCGATTAAACAAAGGTACTTTATTGCAATGTTTTGTAACTTCGGTATAAAGGCACCTGACCAGTGGACATGCTTCATTGTTTTTTCCAATATTTACAGGAGTTGTGGAGCTTGTTTCCGATTTTGTTGTTTGTGAGGAAGGGAAGTCATTGTCACCTGAAGCTGCTCGTATACTGgttagttatttttttactgtttCCAGCATCATCCATTCGACTTGttgtaacattttttataatgttgGAAGACCTTTTTAATTGGCAACAACTATCTTTTTCGTTTTTTTGCGGGGAGTAACACTGCTTTTGGAGGAAATATAGCGCGCTTTAAGTTGATGCTTCCGATTACTTTGCCTCTTTAAATTACCCGTACTCTTTTCCAATTTTTTCCCGTAGTAGTCAATAACTTGGGTTTGTAATAGGCATGCATTTCGTCCTCAGCCATATCATTCTTGTCTCAGTCAATTTAACAATTTAAGTGTTGGTAACTGAGACTATAATGATGGTGTACCATTATTAGTACTCTGTGATTATGAAACTGACATGCTGACGTAACGATTGTTTTTAATTGCAGCGTTTAATGGGAATCAAGATGGCTACATTTCGTCTTCACCTAATTTGCAGGTGGAGTCGTGATGACTTTGAGCTATACATCGATGGACCGGATGAATCAGATGTTGAATGCTCATAGTACCTCTTTTAAATTTAGAAGATTCATGGAGCATCCCTCTAAAAAAAGTTTGAACATTACGAGATATCACGCAAATGTGATTTGAAGCTACAGTCTCATAGGGATTATTGCATAATGTATTTTAAGATGAGTTGATTTTTGGGAATGTTTAGGAATTCTGTGAACTAGGTTGCGTGGTTAACAAGGAAGTGGTGTTATCTGTAACTTTATGAAAAAACTCAAATTACTGTGATTCAGTTTTGATCTATTTAGATTTTTGTCTGcggatatatatttatttttattaaatcacTTGGATGGAGCTCACTCTCGAAAGTTCCAATTTTTAATGGTATGATTTTTGGTTTATATATTCTATCATGGAGAGTATTCAATCTGGTCCACGGATCTAATGAATGGATTAAAAACATCTAGACACAAAAGCATAACATAAAATGGGTTAAGGCCTCAATAGTTTGGcccattataaataaaataatacatttcaTTGTTTATTTTCTCTTGCAATCCATAATTTGTTGTATCATTCTATAATCatgatattttcattttcttgcaATCCGAATTTCCTCCTTCTCACAATTTATCAAGGTACTGAAGTTTCTTGTTAGTTATCACACAAATTTTGTGATAATGGATGGATGCATCTGTTTAGAGAAAAACGGGGAGGAACAACAACGCATGAGAAAGAGAATATAACTTCACCTCTATAAAAACTTTACTTGCACCAAAATGAGTTAATTCTTTACATTAGAACTAGTAAATCATATCCAAAATTCAAATGGTTACGATTAAGCTTATGACAATGACAATTCTTCAATCCATATACCACTCTTTCTGTAATTTGTCTTTCATATCTAAATGCTCAATGTCTACCACCCAATCCTTAGCAGTCATAGCATTAATAGTTATAatactttacttttgttttagacCTCAGACAGTGTATCTTATTGACTATGTTTGTTATATGCCTCCTGATCATTTGCGCATCCCTTACTCTCATATGGTAGAACACTTTGAACTATGCAACTTTGACAAAGAAACATTAGACTTTGAAATCAAAGTGCTGGAAAGGTCCGGTATTGGAGTCGAGGCTTGCATGCCAGAATCAGTTCACGAGATCCCCCCAAATGATTCTATGAAGTCTGCACAAGCAGAAGTTGAACTGGTTCTTTTCAAAGTTGTCAGAGATCTACTTTCCAAGCACAAAGTGAATCCTAAAAGCATTGACATCCTTGTGTCAAATTGTAGCCTATTTTGTCCTACACCATCCATTTCATCAATGATCATAAACAAGTTTGGATTCAGGAGCAACATCAAGAGTGTCAACCTAAGTGGAATGGGTTGCAGTGCTGGACTGTTGTCAATAAACTTGGCCAGAGATCAGTTGAAAGTTCACAACAACTCATTGGCTTTAGTTCTTAGCATGGAGGCTGTAGCTTCAAATGGCTACAGAGGTAATGACAAATCCATGCTTATTGCCAATGTATTGTTTAGAATGGGAGGAGTAGCCATTTTACTATCTAACAGAAAACAAGACAAGCTAGTGGCCAAGTACAAGCTTCAACATCTTGTAAGGACCCACGCAGGATCAAATGACCAAGCATATAAGTCTGTTTACCAAGAATCTGATGAAAACGAGATGGTGGGTGTTTCCCTCTCACGATCTCTTCTTACTGTAGCTGCTTCAGCTTTGAGGACCAATATAACAACCTTAGGTCCTCTTGTCTTGCCATATTCAGAACAATTGTGCTTTGGATGGTCAGTGATTTGCAAGAAAATATGGCCTAGAGGGAGAAAAGAAATCTATGTGCCAAATTTTAAGAAGGCTTTTGAACATTTCTGTATACATGCTGGAGGTAAGTCAGTCATAGATGTCATAGAGGAAAGTCTTAAGCTGCAAAAGAAAGATGTTGAAGCCTCAAGGATGACTTTATACAGATTTGGCAatacttcatcttcttctctgtGGTATGAACTTTGCTATTTGGAGGCAAAAGGAAGAGTGAAGAAAGGAGACAGGGTGTGGCAAATTGCCTTTGGAAGTGGATTCAAGTGTAACAGTGCAGTTTGGAAGTGTCTTTCTGATACTGATCCAAATGTAAGAAATGTTTGGTCAGATAGAATCCATTTGTATCCAGTTGAGATACCTGTGTTTGACTGTTGAATTTGTAATAGGTTTGAAAAACATTGACAGTTGAACAATTGGATATCATAACTAGCTTATTTTATGaccatgaaaaataaattacaatataatttaaCCTTCCatctcttttatattttcatttcagtGTTGAGTTTTGTTTATATGTTTGTGCTTTAAGGTACATGTTAAAGAATAAAGGgcatgaaaatattaaatagaaaatgtAAAGGTTCTAAAATTAGAAAGCAtcgaatatatttttttttctctagaaAGAATTTAATATAGGGTAACAAATATTTATTGGTTTACACTTGCAGGATTCATCTTAAGATTGCTTTGGCCGATATTTGTCTAAATGGTGATGATAATTTGgcattacaatttttttttttttaatttatcttttatgcTTTGCTGACAGAATCACCCTTTCTTTTATTGCTATTCATATGAACTGTTGTTGTAACAATAAATAAGGACGTAATTGTTACCACCCATAAGCATTTTGAGGATGATATAATTGCAAAAGAAGTCGTGTTGCTGATTATAACCTATAAAAAAGCTGAATAAATCATATAACTATTTGATgggatatatttatttatgctgTATATACAACTCGTCAATCCACACCACTAGACTAAGGTGTAGATATGTTGTTTATCAcaattcaattgaaaaaaaatgaagtgatACAACGTACCATCCCGCACTATCTCCTCAATCGTAGAGTTAGAATGATGTTTTATTAAGTGTGAATTCTTGAGGATTAAATTCCTTGTTGATGAATCAAGCACGTAACCTTGCCCTGGCATCCAGTGTAGTAAGTATAGCAGCAAGTCCTTCTTTTCAGGCTCATCTAAATACCGTGACACAGCCTTCCCAAATAAATCCTGCACAAGAACGAATATGATAAAGTTTCGAGTAAAAAGTTAAAGACAAAACACAAACCCAAGCTCTAGGGTCACTGAAAATCCTTTAATCTGGACCTAGTTGTTGAAAAATTCCATCAGTTATTCTACTTTATTCAAACTGGCAAAAAGCAATAAGTTGCTAATAATAAAGTAGATAGTAGACATTGGCTGGAATATAAATGGTAAATATTGTTATCATGACTGTATATAGTGAATAATAGATTAACtaataacaaatatatactAACATGAgattttataaatgataattaGTTTGCAGTTCATAACTAAAATCCAAATAGTGAAATAATGAAAACGAGATTATGGAGTTCACACATTCTGCCACtacttttttaagaaaataaaattaaagaaatagtgaATTAAAAAGGTAGTAATTTGTAGTATCTTGTGCTGTTAAAATTTGTACAATTATTTTTAGCATTTGAGTGATTTCGTTTTGCTATTTTCGCACGATGTATCAAGATATGCTTCTCTGTTCTTTTAATTATGCACAGATGCTATTCCAAGAGCCGAAGAGATTTCGAACTGCAGCACAACCGTGAGggcaaaaaaaggaaaaagaattttGATCATCACCAAGTGCAATCACTGGATATACATTAGTTCCATACAGAACAAAAAGCATTCTAAAACAAAGAATATGAAGTTGTTCTATTCCGGtacaaaatgaacaaaattttacaaCACTTCTTGTGAAGGGTTGTGGCACAAACCTAAGACTTGGAAACCCAGCTGTATAAGCAGTGCAAGTGTGGTTAATAAAAACTGTGAAGAGATCATTCCCTTTTATCCTCCTCTTCTGACTCGTCTTCTTGATTAAAGGATCCATCAGTTCCTACATTCTTCTCTTGCCGAGCTATACTTAGTTCAACTTGACCTTCCTGTTTTTCCTTAGTGAGAGACTGAGCTTCTTCGTCATCGGAATCTTCTCCCACTTTCTCCGAATAAGCATACCTATACATGGATTCCAGAGACGAATCAGACATAACAAGCCAGCACAACATCACAACATTAGCTTgacataaatataaatgaataatcCGATGAAGCTAGCACAAA
Protein-coding sequences here:
- the LOC108342548 gene encoding 3-ketoacyl-CoA synthase 7 isoform X2 gives rise to the protein MVTIKLMTMTILQSIYHSFCNLSFISKCSMSTTQSLAVIALIVIILYFCFRPQTVYLIDYVCYMPPDHLRIPYSHMVEHFELCNFDKETLDFEIKVLERSGIGVEACMPESVHEIPPNDSMKSAQAEVELVLFKVVRDLLSKHKVNPKSIDILVSNCSLFCPTPSISSMIINKFGFRSNIKSVNLSGMGCSAGLLSINLARDQLKVHNNSLALVLSMEAVASNGYRGNDKSMLIANVLFRMGGVAILLSNRKQDKLVAKYKLQHLVRTHAGSNDQAYKSVYQESDENEMVGVSLSRSLLTVAASALRTNITTLGPLVLPYSEQLCFGWSVICKKIWPRGRKEIYVPNFKKAFEHFCIHAGDLAILHLLLCGMNFAIWRQKEE
- the LOC108342548 gene encoding 3-ketoacyl-CoA synthase 7 isoform X1, which translates into the protein MVTIKLMTMTILQSIYHSFCNLSFISKCSMSTTQSLAVIALIVIILYFCFRPQTVYLIDYVCYMPPDHLRIPYSHMVEHFELCNFDKETLDFEIKVLERSGIGVEACMPESVHEIPPNDSMKSAQAEVELVLFKVVRDLLSKHKVNPKSIDILVSNCSLFCPTPSISSMIINKFGFRSNIKSVNLSGMGCSAGLLSINLARDQLKVHNNSLALVLSMEAVASNGYRGNDKSMLIANVLFRMGGVAILLSNRKQDKLVAKYKLQHLVRTHAGSNDQAYKSVYQESDENEMVGVSLSRSLLTVAASALRTNITTLGPLVLPYSEQLCFGWSVICKKIWPRGRKEIYVPNFKKAFEHFCIHAGGKSVIDVIEESLKLQKKDVEASRMTLYRFGNTSSSSLWYELCYLEAKGRVKKGDRVWQIAFGSGFKCNSAVWKCLSDTDPNVRNVWSDRIHLYPVEIPVFDC
- the LOC108342048 gene encoding uncharacterized protein LOC108342048 produces the protein MPKSKRNKQVTLSKTKKKGRDHKEAIVNGIKEAAEKYECVYVFSFENMRNQKFKEFREQLKSSSRFFLGSNKVMQVALGRSAADEISPGIHKVSKLLRGDAGMVFTNLSKEEVERLFKEFEEYDFARTGSLATEKVDLKEGPLEQFTHEMEPFLRKQGMPVRLNKGVVELVSDFVVCEEGKSLSPEAARILRLMGIKMATFRLHLICRWSRDDFELYIDGPDESDVECS